A region of Plantactinospora sp. BC1 DNA encodes the following proteins:
- a CDS encoding class F sortase: protein MSTRRAGGRHGKPWRAAGSALVVLLALGGTALLTAGLNPPPAQPPQPAEIETGEAPPQPEETPEAQWTPQAVAPSPTPGSPAAGSPVVEPSRPAELPRSEPVRITIPKIKVNAKIMSVGVNDDGTVQVPPLKQAQLAGWYRLGASPGEFGNAVVVGHVDSAAMGPAVFFRLGALKRGDRVEVTRQDGRVVRFAVDSVKSYPKTSFPSELVYGSADTARLQVVTCGGTFDRKKGSYRNNVIVSATRIP, encoded by the coding sequence GTGTCGACCAGGCGCGCCGGCGGCCGGCACGGGAAACCGTGGCGTGCCGCCGGCTCCGCCCTGGTCGTCCTGCTCGCACTCGGCGGCACCGCCCTGCTCACCGCCGGCCTGAACCCGCCCCCGGCGCAGCCGCCGCAGCCCGCCGAGATCGAGACCGGCGAGGCGCCGCCGCAGCCCGAGGAGACCCCGGAGGCCCAGTGGACCCCGCAGGCGGTAGCGCCGTCGCCCACGCCGGGCAGCCCGGCCGCCGGCAGCCCGGTCGTCGAGCCGTCCCGGCCGGCCGAATTGCCCCGCTCGGAACCGGTCCGGATCACCATCCCGAAGATCAAGGTGAACGCGAAGATCATGTCGGTCGGCGTGAACGACGACGGGACCGTGCAGGTGCCCCCGCTCAAGCAGGCCCAGCTCGCCGGCTGGTACCGGCTGGGGGCCAGCCCCGGCGAGTTCGGCAACGCGGTCGTGGTCGGGCACGTCGACTCGGCCGCGATGGGGCCGGCGGTCTTCTTCCGACTCGGGGCGCTCAAGCGCGGCGACCGGGTCGAGGTCACCCGGCAGGACGGCAGGGTCGTCCGGTTCGCGGTGGACTCGGTGAAGTCGTACCCGAAGACGTCCTTCCCGTCCGAGCTGGTCTACGGTTCGGCGGACACCGCCCGGCTCCAGGTGGTGACCTGCGGCGGCACCTTCGACCGCAAGAAGGGCAGTTACCGCAACAACGTGATCGTCTCCGCCACCCGGATCCCCTGA